The Dyella sp. 2HG41-7 sequence CAGGGCTTCCATTTCGCGCACTTTGCCTTTGGCGCGAACGCGGCGTACCTGCCCACTTTCCAGCACGGCCAAGCCGGCCGAATCGTAACCTCGGTATTCCAACGCCTTGAGACCGGCGATCAACAGAGGCGCAACGTCACGTTGGGCGGCGGCGGCAACGATTCCACACATAAAGTGTTTTCCTAATACAGGTTATGTGAAGTCGGCGACTTTGAACGGAAGTCGTTTCGACTAGCTTTCTACTCTCACTTTCCATGGGATTGGAAGTGGAAAGTGAGAGGCCGGGATTGTCTTTGGCACGCCATGAAAAGCATGCATTGGTTCGGCCACTTTATTCAGCTACTAGGCGGGCTGGCCCCTCACCCCAACCATCTTCCTCGCTCATCAAAACGCGGCCATCCATGGCCGCTCCCCGCGTCCCATAGGGGAGAGGGAGCGCAAGCTTAGTGCACTTTGCGCCGCAGATAGTTCAACAGATCGATGCGTGTAATCAGGCCCATAAACTGTTCGCCGTCGACCACGATGGCGACATGTCCGCGTTCGAATACCGGCAACAAGGCTTCGATCGGCGAGCGCACGTCGAGCATTTGCAGATCGCTGATCATGGCGGTGGCGACCGAATCGCGGAAGCGCGCTTCGTCCGAATGCACATGCATCAACACATCCGATTCGTCGAGGATGCCGACGATGCGATGACCGTCCATCACCGGCAGCTGCGACACGTCGTAAAGCTTCATGCGCGTGTACGCGGTCATCAGCAATTCGTTCGGGCCTACCACTACCGTATCGCGACGCGCGAACGGGCGAAGCAGCAGATCGCGCAGATCGCCGCGCTGTTCGCGGTCGATGAATCCGTTATCGAGCATCCAGTAGTCGTTGTACATCTTCGACAAATACTTGTTGCCCGTATCGCAAACCAGGGTCACCACGCGCTTGGGTTCGGTCTGCTCGCGGCAATATTTCAGTGCAGCCGTCAAAAGCGTGCCGGTGGACGAGCCGCCGAGAATGCCTTCCTTCGCCAACAATTCGCGCGCGGCGAGAAAGCTTTCTTTGTCGGACACGGCGTAGGCTTTTTTCACGCGCGAGAAATCGCTGATGGTGGGAAGAAAATCTTCGCCGATGCCCTCCACCATCCAACTGCCGGATTTGGTGGATAGCACGCCTTCGTTGATGTACTGCGCGAGGATGGAACCCACCGGATCGGCGAGTACGATTTCCGTGTTCGGCGAAGTCTTGGCGAAGTATTGCGAGAGCCCCGTCATGGTGCCGGACGAACCGCAACCGACCACCACCGCATCCACCTTGCCGTCCATCTGCTTGAGA is a genomic window containing:
- a CDS encoding pyridoxal-phosphate dependent enzyme — its product is MSVNASVLELIGNTPMVRAQHLDTGRCELFLKLESANPGGSIKDRIGLSMIEGAEKAGKIKPGATLVEGTAGNTGLGLALVAQAKGYRLILVVPDKMSREKIFNLKAMGAEVVLTRSDVAKGHPEYYQDMAERIARETPGAYFINQFGNPDNPRAHIETTGPEILKQMDGKVDAVVVGCGSSGTMTGLSQYFAKTSPNTEIVLADPVGSILAQYINEGVLSTKSGSWMVEGIGEDFLPTISDFSRVKKAYAVSDKESFLAARELLAKEGILGGSSTGTLLTAALKYCREQTEPKRVVTLVCDTGNKYLSKMYNDYWMLDNGFIDREQRGDLRDLLLRPFARRDTVVVGPNELLMTAYTRMKLYDVSQLPVMDGHRIVGILDESDVLMHVHSDEARFRDSVATAMISDLQMLDVRSPIEALLPVFERGHVAIVVDGEQFMGLITRIDLLNYLRRKVH